In Oscarella lobularis chromosome 18, ooOscLobu1.1, whole genome shotgun sequence, the following proteins share a genomic window:
- the LOC136197935 gene encoding NPC intracellular cholesterol transporter 1-like yields MKTIVARLIVPFIALTIPFSFADEGHCIWYGQCGPGAQGIVNCAYNGTAKLLREQPNGVEALAKLKDFCPNLYEGNDTRTCCDYNQVMALTTQMNVPEQFFSRCPSCWYNFRDVFCTSTCHPQQSLFMDVIKTDCSKKDEPACQVTHVDFRLDATYGNTVYNSCLYVQFPSGQERVLSTMCGSHTADTCTPQDFFSYLGTTNNGFAPFQIDFKIEKNQTLPTYTRRSYRCNETLNGTDCGFACACVDCPSACPPPQPIPASKPSFEIYHIDGILFIMACIYGSFVVIFFIGVVISCVVKRLNSRREDEEENYVSSSPYGAVSNPYAAPHEDVQRLLGSSGSSVNGDGDSSRRSLSPETEEEILNRAGCLVRIGLVLEEKLMLFFRWWGQLCCEHPFKVIFGSIVVIGALTCGVLRVQITTDPVELWSMPTSESRLQKDYFDEHFGPFYRTEQVIITAPNVSGSEYLVQTGTNVYKVYFGSALQKKVLDEVFDFQDHIMNIVGNYTTDNGTVIPVGLNDICFQPLAPDNDNCAITSVLNYFQNNRTIFNHVRGYHAAGIFIKIADYHDHLMYCTRDPTSVNSSYLHESCLGNFGGPVYPNVALGGYDDSGTVPDYVSAETLVLTFTVNNHLDKKRNAKAEAWEAAFLDYVQNYHSDLIHISYSAERSVEDEIDRESASDVLTIAISYLLMFIYVAFFLGHISSADRLLIDTKISLGLAGVIMVLAAVAASIGLFSYLSIPLTLIVVEVIPFLCLAVGVDNIFILVQALQRDVADPGETLEQQVGRILGRVAPSMLLTSISESLAFGLGALTPMPAVRNFSLYAAVAIFLDFLLQVTCFVALLFLDTKRQQKKRLDIACCVKIKSANDLQSHTKGIVYRLIKKYYAPFLMNGIVRVFVMVLFTGLFAASIVGMMHLHVGLDQKLSFPKDSYLQDYYSDMAKYLSTGPPLYFVVKGGIDYRKPEEQNKICGLPGCNNNSIVQQLTHYSEIKDYSTIALAPNSWLDDYLSWVSPQSQCCRVFKDSKDFCSTYNYPLNDPNCTKCLQPNDLLTCFSPHEDQFMHFLDLFLKDNPNVHCAKGGHAAYQSAVDLGPLPNKTANQAIEATYLMTYHTVLKDDTDYIQAMKRAREIAQNLTQSLNGSSSVFPYSVFYVFYEQYLSVAPSAAFNLGICAVAIFIVTFILLGCSVMSAFTVTLTVAMIVVDIMGMMWAWGISFNAISVVNLVMATGIAVEFCAHIVRAFALSRAKGAERRAQAALSEMGSSVLSGITLTKCLGIIVLAFSKSQLFEVFYFRMYLGIVVFGATHGLIFLPVLLTYIGPSAMPSPESVLKNLPVVERRQRSPYSPRSGTSPLIHSPTRVRSPPASSPPRIQPSETSALYPKLPQPAEIPRERSRRVQAGQ; encoded by the exons ATGAAGACAATCGTCGCGCGCCTAATCGTCCCGTTCATCGCGCTAACA ATTCCTTtttcgttcgccgacgaaggCCACTGCATTTGGTACGGCCAATGCGGTCCGGGCGCGCAAGGCATCGTCAACTGCGCCTACAACGGCACGGCGAAACTCCTCCGCGAGCAACCAAACGGCGTCGAAGCGCTCGCGAAATTGAAGGACTTTTGTCCGAATTTATACGAAGGAAACGACACGCGTACGTGCTGCGATTACAATCAGGTCATGGCGTTGACGACGCAGATGAACGTTCCCGAGCAATTTTTCAG TCGTTGCCCAAGTTGCTGGTACAACTTCCGCGACGTCTTCTGCACGTCAACCTGCCATCCGCAGCAATCCCTCTTCATGGACGTCATAAAGACGGACTGctcgaaaaaagacgaaccCGCCTGTCAAGTGACTCACGTCGACTTCCGCCTCGACGCCACCTACGGCAACACGGTCTACAACTCGTGCCTCTACGTTCAATTTCCCTCCGGTCAAGAACGCGTTCTGAGCACGATGTGCGGCTCTCACACGGCGGACACGTGCACGCCTCAAGACTTCTTCTCCTATCTCGGCACGACGAACAACGGCTTCGCTCCCTTTCAAATCGACTTCAAAATcgagaaaaatcaaacgtTGCCTACGTATACTCGACGCTCCTATCGATGCAACGAGACGCTCAACGGCACCGATTGCGGCTTCGCGTGCGCGTGCGTCGACTGTCCGAGCGCCTGTCCGCCGCCTCAACCGATCCCCGCCTCCAAACCGTCCTTCGAGATATATCACATCGACGGGATTCTATTTATTATGGCGTGCATATacggatcgttcgtcgtGATATTTTTCATCGGAGTCGTTATTTCGTGTGTGGTCAAAAGACTCAATTCGAGACGggaagacgaggaggagaattatgtttcctcttctccctaCGGCGCCGTTTCGAATCCGTACGCGGCGCCGCACGAAGACGTTCAGCGTCTCCTGGGTTCTTCCGGATCGTCGgtcaacggcgacggcgactcgtcgcgtcgctccCTTTCACCGGAAACCGAAGAAGAGATCCTGAATCGTGCCGGTTGTCTCGTGCGAATCGGTCTCGTCTTGGAGGAGAAACTGATGCTGTTCTTTCGCTGGTGGGGTCAGCTCTGCTGCGAGCATCCCTTCAAGGTGATTTTCggttcgatcgtcgtcatcggcgCGTTGACGTGCGGCGTTCTGCGCGTTCAAATTACGACGGATCCCGTCGAATTGTGGTCCATGCCGACGAGCGAGTCGAGACTCCAGAAGGATTATTTCGACGAGCACTTTGGGCCGTTTTATCGAACGGAGCAGGTCATTATCACGGCGCCGAACGTTTCCGGATCGGAATATCTCGTGCAGACGGGGACGAATGTCTATAAGGTTTATTTTGGATCGGCTCTTCAGAAAAAAGTGTTAGATGAG gtttttgattttcaagATCACATCATGAACATTGTTGGCAACTATACGACGGATAATGGCACTGTCATTCCCGTCGGGTTGAACGACATCTGCTTTCAGCCGCTTGCGCCTGATAACGACAACTGCGCCATAACGAGCGTTCTCAATTACTTCCAGAACAATCGGACCATCTTCAATCACGTACGCGGTTATCACGCCGCCGGGATATTCATAAAAATTGCGGATTATCACGATCATCTCATGTATTGCACTAG GGATCCGACGTCAGTCAATTCTTCGTATCTTCATGAATCGTGTCTAGGCAACTTTGGGGGTCCTGTCTATCCTAACGTAGCATTGGGTGGATATGACG ACTCGGGCACTGTTCCCGACTATGTGAGCGCGGAAACGCTCGTTCTCACTTTCACCGTGAACAATCACTTGGATAAGAAGCGCAACGCCAAGGCAGAAGCGTGGGAAGCAGC ATTTTTGGACTACGTCCAGAATTACCACAGTGACCTGATTCATATCTCCTACTCAGCCGag AGATCCGTggaagacgaaatcgatcgagAAAGCGCCTCTGACGTCCTTACCATAGCAATCAGCTATCTCCTCATGTTCATCTACGTTGCATTTTTCCTCGGTCACATCAGCTCCGCCGATAGACTTCTC ATTGATACTAAAATCTCTCTTGGCTTGGCTGGGGTTATCATGGTCTtagccgccgtcgccgcatcGATTGGTTTATTCAGTTACCTCTCCATTCCCCTTACtctgatcgtcgtcgaagtgatACCCTTCCTATGTCTCGCTGTCGGCGTCGACAATATATTTATCCTCGTTCAAGCGTTACAG cgcgacgtcgccgatcccGGGGAGACGCTGGAGCAGCAGGTGGGCCGCATTCTCGGTCGAGTTGCGCCGAGCATGCTATTGACGTCTATTTCCGAATCACTCGCTTTTGGATTAG GGGCTTTGACGCCTATGCCGGCTGTGCGCAATTTTTCGTTATACGCAGCTGTTGCAATATTTCTGGACTTTCTTCTACAG GTGACCTGCTTTGTTGCTTTGCTGTTTCTCGACACGAAGCGAcagcagaaaaaacgcttGGACATTGCGTGCTGCGTCAAAATTAAATCGGCCAATGACTTGCAGTCCCACACAAAAGGCATCGTCTATCGTCTCATAAAGAAATACTACGCCCCGTTTCTCATGAATGGCATCGTACGCGTCTTCGtg aTGGTTCTTTTTACGGGACTTTTTGCAGCCAGCATCGTCGGCATGATGCACCTCCACGTCGGCTTAGACCAGAAACTTTCATTTCCAAAGGATTCCTACCTTCAGGATTACTACAGCGACATGGCGAAGTATCTCAGTACGGGCCCTCCGCtttatttcgtcgtcaaaggCGGCATCGACTATCGGAAGCCGGAAGaacagaataaaatctgcgGTCTTCCCGGATGTAACAATAATTCCATAGTGCAACAGCTAACTCATTATTCGGAGATAAAAGACTA TTCGACGATAGCATTGGCGCCGAATTCTTGGCTGGACGACTATCTGTCGTGGGTCAGTCCCCAGTCTCAATGCTGTCGCGTATTCAAAGACTCTAAGGACTTTTGCTCGACGTATAACT ATCCTCTCAATGATCCCAATTGCACCAAGTGTCTTCAGCCGAATGACCTCCTCACCTGTTTCAGTCCGCACGAGGATCAATTCATGCACTTTCTAGACTTGTTTCTGAAAGATAATCCCAACGTTCACTGTGCAAAAGG TGGCCACGCTGCCTATCAATCAGCCGTCGATTTGGGTCCACTTCCAAATAAGACTGCCAATCAGGCTATAGAAG CTACTTATCTCATGACGTATCACACCGTACTCAAAGACGACACCGACTACATTCAAGCGATGAAAAGAGCGCGAGAAATCGCGCAGAATCTTACTCAATCTCTAAATGGAAGCTCGAGCGTTTTTCCGTACAG CGTTTTCTACGTGTTTTATGAGCAGTATCTTTCTGTGGCTCCCTCGGCTGCATTCAATTTGGGCATCTGCGCTG TGGCAATCTTTATTGTGACATTTATTCTGCTCGGCTGCAGCGTCATGTCGGCGTTCACTGTCACCCTAACCGTCGCTATGATCGTTGTGGATATCATGGGAATGATGTGGGCGTGGGGAATTTCCTTCAATGCCATATCCGTCGTCAATCTCGTCATG GCGACGGGAATAGCGGTCGAATTCTGCGCGCACATCGTACGCGCCTTTGCGCTGAGTCGCGCCAAGGGGGCTGAAAGACGAGCACAAGCAGCACTCTCAGAAATGGGCTCATCA gttctCAGTGGAATCACTCTGACCAAGTGCCTCGGTATCATCGTTCTCGCCTTCTCCAAATCTCAGCTCTTCGAAGTTTTCTACTTTCGAATGTACCTcggcatcgtcgtcttcggcgcGACGCACGGCCTCATCTTCCTCCCCGTCCTCCTCACCTACATCGGCCCATCGGCCATGCCGTCCCCCGAGTCCGTTTTGAAGAATTTAcccgtcgtcgagcgacgacagCGATCTCCGTACTCGCCTCGCTCGGGAACCAGCCCACTTATTCATTCTCCTACGAGGGTTCGTAGTCCGCCggcgtcttcgccgccgcggaTCCAACCCTCAGAGACATCGGCACTTTATCCGAAGTTGCCTCAACCTGCGGAAATTCCGCGAGAGCGTTCGAGACGCGTGCAGGCGGGGCAATAG